A region from the uncultured Draconibacterium sp. genome encodes:
- a CDS encoding DMT family transporter, translating into MKTATYKGYLLALVATIAFSNVYIFSKAALNQIHLTQFGIYWCGFGMLFSLLFAFKGKKIAQLNRLSKKQARILLLLGFLEILTTTTFFISINIIPDPAITSFIGNLFPVMVTLGGIIILKEKFGWVEIVGASLALIGTFVISYTGGTSLKTLFIAGTGVVLINALFATTATLIVKVHVKNISPELFNLNRYTWLFLFSLIMFFVYQPEANIPAKAFANISVGAFLEFIAILTVYYSYHFIEASRSAIVQTLKGIFVLIGAFVVFNTFPVLHQFIGGMITVIGVLVMALAQAGIFRTRH; encoded by the coding sequence ATGAAAACAGCCACATACAAAGGATACCTGCTGGCACTGGTTGCCACCATTGCTTTTTCAAACGTATATATTTTTAGTAAAGCCGCTTTAAACCAAATTCATTTAACACAATTTGGTATTTACTGGTGTGGTTTTGGCATGCTTTTTAGTTTATTGTTTGCCTTCAAAGGAAAAAAAATTGCCCAGTTAAACCGGCTCAGCAAAAAACAGGCACGCATATTACTTTTACTGGGTTTTTTAGAAATACTCACCACCACAACCTTTTTTATTTCCATTAACATTATTCCCGACCCCGCCATTACCTCGTTTATTGGCAACCTCTTCCCCGTTATGGTTACCCTGGGGGGAATTATAATACTAAAAGAAAAATTTGGCTGGGTTGAAATTGTTGGCGCTTCACTGGCCCTTATAGGTACCTTTGTTATAAGCTACACGGGGGGTACCAGTTTAAAAACGCTGTTTATTGCCGGAACAGGCGTGGTACTTATTAACGCACTTTTTGCCACCACTGCAACCCTTATTGTGAAAGTGCACGTAAAAAATATAAGCCCCGAATTGTTTAACCTTAACCGCTACACCTGGCTGTTCCTGTTTTCGCTTATTATGTTTTTTGTTTACCAACCCGAGGCAAATATTCCTGCAAAGGCCTTTGCCAATATATCGGTTGGTGCTTTTCTCGAGTTTATTGCCATACTAACCGTCTATTATTCGTACCATTTTATCGAGGCATCGCGCTCGGCTATTGTACAAACCTTGAAAGGTATTTTTGTGCTAATTGGCGCTTTTGTGGTGTTTAATACGTTCCCGGTTTTGCACCAGTTTATTGGCGGAATGATTACCGTTATTGGCGTTTTGGTTATGGCACTGGCCCAGGCAGGCATCTTCAGAACCAGGCACTAA
- a CDS encoding PfkB family carbohydrate kinase: MSTNPLLSGHYLKVTFGLKNSSKEMFVSFFLMFTFAPESKIMGKKIVAFGELVWDILPNGKVLGGTPSNFVFRCNSLGEEGYLLSRVGDDDLGMEALEMLKQLDISDKNIQIDQVFKTGTVDVSFAENNEAIYNVAPDVAFDHIEFSAEALKLVRQADCLVFGLLPQRFGLSKNTLRELIKESPDSIHFFDLKLFEHFFSKKVVKRLLKAAHVVRIKEKEIDFLAGKLDIDYKNIEDFARILSNQYKIDVVLITRGSAGVLALHAKEGLFLEPGYILEAKDNVGSGMAFAAGFLHYYLNGKPVAEALKFGNAVGALNTTKRGATSLFAKEDVLAFMKNARQLERSV; the protein is encoded by the coding sequence ATGTCAACAAACCCTTTATTATCAGGGCATTACCTGAAAGTGACTTTTGGTTTGAAAAACAGCAGCAAAGAGATGTTTGTTAGCTTTTTTTTAATGTTTACATTTGCACCCGAAAGTAAAATTATGGGCAAAAAGATTGTTGCATTCGGAGAACTTGTTTGGGATATTTTACCAAATGGTAAAGTGCTGGGAGGAACTCCGTCTAATTTTGTTTTCAGGTGCAATTCGCTTGGCGAAGAAGGTTATCTGCTTTCGCGTGTTGGCGACGATGATTTGGGAATGGAAGCACTTGAAATGCTCAAACAATTAGATATTTCAGATAAAAACATTCAAATAGACCAGGTATTTAAAACCGGTACTGTAGATGTAAGTTTTGCTGAAAACAACGAAGCCATTTATAATGTGGCCCCCGATGTTGCTTTTGATCATATTGAGTTTTCGGCAGAAGCGTTAAAGCTGGTTCGTCAGGCCGATTGTTTGGTATTTGGTTTATTACCGCAGCGTTTTGGTCTTTCAAAAAATACACTTCGCGAGTTAATAAAAGAATCACCCGATTCCATTCACTTTTTCGACCTAAAATTGTTTGAACATTTCTTTAGCAAAAAAGTAGTGAAGCGTTTGTTAAAAGCAGCTCATGTTGTTCGCATAAAAGAGAAAGAAATTGATTTTTTGGCCGGTAAACTCGATATCGATTATAAGAATATCGAAGATTTTGCCAGAATTCTATCAAACCAGTATAAAATAGATGTGGTTCTAATTACTCGTGGAAGTGCCGGGGTGTTGGCGCTGCATGCAAAAGAGGGGTTGTTTTTAGAACCAGGTTATATTTTAGAGGCAAAAGATAATGTAGGATCGGGAATGGCATTTGCCGCCGGATTTTTACATTATTACCTAAATGGTAAGCCGGTTGCCGAGGCGCTAAAATTTGGAAACGCCGTGGGAGCATTAAACACCACCAAGCGGGGAGCTACAAGTTTGTTTGCCAAAGAAGATGTGCTTGCATTTATGAAAAACGCCCGTCAACTGGAGCGGTCAGTATAG
- a CDS encoding efflux RND transporter periplasmic adaptor subunit, whose amino-acid sequence MKKKNWLFAAIAVVLLAVVLFVFAGSNTETTQITTQVQKGPFEVLVYSSGQLESENSDHVYIPEKMKDRQTRISNLTITDIVEEGTYVDSGDYVATLDHQAVQEQLKNAMDELEKTLSEYNDSKIDSNLTLSNERDLIINAEMDVEERKIAVDESIYESPSEQKKVKMDYDKALRKLEQSKQAYELKTQQEVNKVNRKFINYKQIRERVDALEELMDQLIVYSPKAGIISYHQYEWGGTVKTGSRVSQWSPIIATFPNMDNLVTKTFINEIDIALIKPGQKVNIGIDAFPDKTLSGEVATVANMGQLMPKSDAKVFEVKIKVNGSDPDLKPAMTTSNTIQANFMEEAIFVPIEAVFHNDSLSFVYLPKSETRQIIEPGPTNENYMIVSQGLEEDQELLLLEPDNTDDYKLVGFEIYADMQQKAAEQKEKEEAERLKREQEKPKTPELPAGIKLPPGVTITKSAS is encoded by the coding sequence ATGAAGAAAAAAAACTGGCTGTTTGCCGCCATTGCTGTAGTTCTGCTGGCAGTGGTTTTATTTGTTTTTGCAGGTTCAAACACCGAAACAACCCAAATTACAACGCAGGTACAAAAAGGCCCATTTGAAGTATTGGTGTACTCCAGCGGGCAGCTCGAGTCGGAAAACTCTGACCACGTATATATTCCGGAGAAAATGAAAGACCGCCAAACACGAATCTCCAACCTTACCATTACCGATATTGTTGAAGAGGGGACCTATGTTGATTCGGGCGATTATGTAGCCACACTCGACCACCAGGCCGTGCAGGAGCAACTAAAAAATGCCATGGATGAACTGGAGAAAACGCTCTCGGAATACAACGACAGTAAAATAGACTCGAACCTTACCCTTAGCAACGAACGCGATTTAATTATTAACGCCGAAATGGATGTTGAAGAGCGTAAAATTGCTGTGGATGAGTCGATTTATGAATCGCCATCGGAACAGAAAAAGGTAAAAATGGATTACGATAAAGCCTTACGAAAGCTTGAACAATCAAAACAAGCCTACGAATTAAAAACACAACAGGAAGTAAATAAAGTAAACCGTAAATTCATCAATTACAAACAAATTCGCGAACGTGTTGATGCCCTGGAGGAATTAATGGATCAACTGATTGTGTATTCTCCCAAAGCGGGTATCATCTCGTACCACCAGTACGAATGGGGAGGAACGGTAAAAACAGGCTCGCGTGTTTCGCAATGGAGCCCCATAATTGCCACTTTCCCGAATATGGATAACCTGGTTACCAAAACCTTTATAAACGAAATTGACATTGCCCTGATAAAACCGGGCCAGAAAGTAAATATTGGTATCGATGCTTTTCCGGATAAAACCCTTAGCGGCGAAGTAGCCACGGTGGCCAACATGGGACAGCTAATGCCCAAAAGCGATGCCAAGGTGTTTGAGGTAAAAATAAAAGTTAACGGCTCCGACCCCGATTTAAAACCGGCGATGACAACCAGTAACACCATTCAGGCCAATTTTATGGAAGAAGCCATTTTTGTTCCTATCGAGGCTGTATTTCATAACGACAGTTTATCGTTTGTGTACCTGCCCAAATCGGAAACCCGACAGATTATTGAACCCGGGCCAACCAACGAAAATTACATGATTGTTAGCCAGGGACTGGAAGAAGACCAGGAGCTGTTACTGCTCGAACCCGATAATACCGATGACTACAAACTTGTAGGTTTTGAAATTTATGCCGACATGCAACAAAAAGCAGCAGAGCAAAAAGAAAAAGAAGAAGCCGAAAGACTAAAAAGAGAACAGGAGAAACCAAAAACTCCTGAACTGCCTGCCGGAATAAAACTTCCTCCGGGCGTTACCATTACCAAATCAGCCAGTTAG
- the ppk2 gene encoding polyphosphate kinase 2 has translation MEQKNEKYIKKGKLSKKFYEAELNRLQIELVRLQEWIKFKGLKVVVIFEGRDAAGKGGTIKRIIQTLNPRICKVVALGTPTEREKSQWYFQRYAPHLPAAGEMVLFDRSWYNRAGVEKVMGFCSNDEYWEFLRSCPNFERMLIRSGIILIKYWFSVSQDEQEKRFRARLNEPTKRWKLSPMDIKSMEKFEDYSKAKDEMFAYTDTKISPWYMVDADDKKRARLNCIHHLLKSIPYKELEQEPIELPERQEKKGYVRPPLEEMTYVPEVY, from the coding sequence ATGGAGCAGAAAAACGAAAAATACATCAAAAAAGGAAAGTTATCGAAGAAGTTTTACGAAGCTGAACTAAACCGGCTTCAAATTGAACTGGTACGCTTACAAGAGTGGATAAAATTTAAAGGATTAAAAGTTGTGGTAATTTTTGAAGGCCGCGATGCTGCCGGAAAAGGCGGCACCATAAAGCGGATCATCCAAACCCTGAATCCGCGGATTTGCAAAGTTGTTGCCCTGGGCACGCCTACCGAGAGAGAAAAATCACAATGGTATTTTCAACGTTATGCACCACACTTGCCCGCCGCAGGCGAGATGGTGCTATTCGACCGCAGCTGGTACAACCGCGCCGGCGTAGAAAAAGTTATGGGCTTTTGCAGTAACGACGAATACTGGGAGTTTTTGCGGTCGTGCCCCAATTTTGAACGCATGCTTATCCGCTCGGGTATTATCCTTATAAAATACTGGTTTTCGGTAAGCCAGGACGAACAGGAGAAACGTTTCAGAGCCAGGCTTAACGAGCCTACAAAACGTTGGAAACTTAGTCCGATGGATATAAAATCGATGGAAAAATTTGAAGATTATTCAAAAGCAAAAGATGAAATGTTTGCGTACACCGATACAAAAATTAGCCCCTGGTATATGGTTGACGCCGATGATAAAAAACGTGCCCGCCTGAATTGCATCCACCATTTGCTGAAATCAATTCCATACAAAGAACTGGAACAAGAGCCCATTGAGCTTCCGGAGCGCCAGGAGAAAAAAGGATATGTGCGTCCTCCATTGGAAGAAATGACTTATGTTCCTGAGGTATATTAA
- the aat gene encoding leucyl/phenylalanyl-tRNA--protein transferase, which produces MIEFPDPKQAEDHGLLAQGGELSPEFLLSAYSQGIFPWFCEGEPILWYSPNPRMILKPENFKLRKSLQQTINRGIFELRIDTAFREVISNCSTVKRRHEELTWITNDMIEAYVKLHELGFAHSFETWFEGELVGGLYGLSLGNCFFGESMFFTKTDASKFAFFHLVQFALKNNFAFIDAQQPTDHLASLGAQPIPRKDFLEMLDKALRHDTLRGKWTDFDNKAFYPGID; this is translated from the coding sequence ATGATAGAATTTCCCGATCCGAAGCAGGCAGAAGACCACGGTTTGCTGGCACAAGGCGGCGAACTTTCGCCCGAATTTTTGCTATCGGCATATTCCCAGGGTATTTTCCCATGGTTTTGCGAGGGTGAGCCAATATTGTGGTATTCACCCAATCCGCGCATGATTTTAAAACCCGAAAATTTTAAACTGCGAAAAAGCCTGCAGCAAACCATCAACCGCGGTATTTTTGAATTGCGTATTGACACTGCTTTTCGGGAAGTGATTAGCAACTGCAGCACCGTAAAACGCCGGCACGAAGAATTAACCTGGATTACCAACGATATGATAGAAGCCTATGTAAAATTGCATGAACTGGGCTTTGCCCACTCGTTTGAGACCTGGTTTGAAGGTGAGCTGGTTGGCGGTTTATACGGATTATCGTTGGGGAACTGCTTTTTTGGGGAATCGATGTTTTTTACCAAAACCGACGCCAGCAAATTTGCCTTTTTCCACCTGGTGCAGTTTGCATTAAAAAACAACTTTGCTTTTATTGATGCGCAGCAACCTACCGACCATCTGGCCAGCCTGGGAGCTCAACCAATTCCACGAAAGGATTTTTTAGAAATGCTGGACAAAGCTTTGCGCCACGATACTTTGAGGGGCAAATGGACCGACTTTGATAACAAGGCATTTTATCCGGGTATTGATTAA
- a CDS encoding DUF1338 domain-containing protein, which produces MKVTAKEITEALLERLWANYLQRVSYARIYQQLITEKGGQVVNDHIAFRTLNTHTGEQPEGINAIRHILSCLQYVSVQKYDFKKKKLKAIHFEHPDPMLPKIFVSQLEVEELPDWAQQAIKQTVKDTPYLLSDSSIELLATLKEKGELPRLAGEALVHNLVQYFCRPWDIPKKDDVLKLNDISQYAAWVLLHGNSVNHFTAFINYQQVDELPDLESTCNSLAAAGVPMKEVLEGEKGSKLRQSATQAVKEEVEVKGDDGIEKINWTYAYYELAERGKVIENGKEKLFSGFLGEQARHLFDMTRTREN; this is translated from the coding sequence ATGAAAGTTACTGCAAAAGAAATAACAGAAGCATTGCTCGAACGGCTGTGGGCAAACTACCTTCAACGCGTTTCGTATGCCCGGATTTATCAACAATTGATTACCGAGAAAGGTGGCCAGGTAGTGAATGATCATATTGCCTTTCGGACGCTTAATACCCACACCGGCGAACAACCCGAGGGCATCAATGCCATCCGGCATATTTTAAGCTGCCTGCAATATGTTTCGGTGCAGAAATACGATTTCAAAAAGAAAAAATTAAAAGCCATTCATTTTGAACATCCCGACCCGATGCTACCAAAAATATTTGTAAGCCAGTTAGAGGTAGAAGAACTTCCGGACTGGGCGCAACAAGCCATAAAACAAACCGTAAAAGATACACCTTATTTATTGTCTGACAGCAGTATTGAGCTTTTGGCAACCTTAAAAGAAAAAGGAGAACTGCCGCGTTTGGCCGGTGAAGCTCTGGTGCATAACCTGGTACAGTATTTTTGTCGCCCCTGGGATATTCCCAAAAAGGATGATGTATTAAAACTCAACGATATCTCGCAATATGCCGCCTGGGTACTGTTACATGGTAATTCTGTCAATCATTTTACCGCTTTTATCAATTATCAGCAGGTTGATGAATTGCCCGATTTGGAAAGTACATGTAACAGTTTAGCCGCCGCCGGAGTGCCTATGAAAGAGGTGCTGGAAGGAGAGAAGGGAAGTAAATTGCGGCAATCGGCCACCCAGGCTGTAAAAGAAGAAGTGGAGGTTAAAGGCGACGATGGTATTGAAAAAATAAACTGGACCTACGCCTATTACGAACTGGCAGAGCGTGGCAAAGTGATTGAAAATGGGAAGGAGAAATTGTTTTCAGGATTTCTTGGCGAACAGGCACGACACCTGTTTGACATGACGAGGACAAGAGAGAACTAA
- a CDS encoding ABC transporter permease translates to MFIKRYLHDVLIAVEAIIANRLKSILTALGIIFGVAAVISMMAIGNGAEQEILEQIKLVGVNNIVITPSSYSLSDGAGTSGEGSGQPTAKKFSKGLTLLDVQAIKTILPTVERITPVISFNYSALLNGISKPVVLEGIENHYFDLFNMQLAEGNRFNPVQIEKGLPVCVIGNNIKEQFFRQQNPIGQYIKCGQIWLRIVGVVERRDFTASASDELGISSSDNKIFIPVQTMLLRFKNRSLIRADEVLKANKNGGGEGMVVIFGGPEQTDEPVDTDDNLNQLDKIIVQVKETEQLGASATLIKRMLLRRHSELYDFEVTIPELLLKQQQKTKKIFNIVLGVIAGISLVVGGIGIMNIMLASVLERIREIGVRQALGAKQKDIIAQFLSESTLISLTGGIIGIILGVVLSKIITAMFDIKTIISAFSIFIAFGVSVGVGIIFGYLPAKRAAENDPVVSLRS, encoded by the coding sequence ATGTTTATTAAAAGATATTTACACGACGTATTAATTGCGGTTGAGGCTATTATCGCCAACCGCCTGAAATCAATTCTTACGGCACTGGGGATTATTTTTGGTGTGGCTGCAGTAATTAGCATGATGGCTATTGGAAACGGTGCAGAACAAGAGATTCTGGAACAAATAAAACTGGTGGGGGTAAACAACATTGTTATTACGCCCAGTTCCTACTCGCTTTCAGATGGCGCCGGAACCAGCGGCGAAGGCAGCGGGCAGCCTACAGCAAAAAAGTTTTCGAAAGGGCTTACCTTGCTTGACGTACAGGCCATAAAAACTATTTTGCCTACCGTTGAACGAATAACACCCGTAATTTCGTTTAACTACTCGGCCCTGCTTAATGGCATTAGCAAACCAGTGGTACTCGAAGGCATTGAAAACCATTACTTCGATTTGTTTAATATGCAACTGGCCGAGGGAAACCGGTTTAACCCTGTTCAAATTGAAAAAGGCTTACCCGTTTGTGTTATTGGCAACAACATTAAAGAGCAGTTTTTTCGTCAACAAAACCCTATTGGGCAGTATATAAAATGTGGTCAGATTTGGCTCAGAATTGTAGGCGTTGTTGAACGTCGCGATTTTACAGCATCGGCTTCCGACGAACTGGGTATCAGCAGCTCCGACAATAAAATTTTTATTCCCGTACAAACCATGCTGCTTCGGTTTAAAAACCGTTCGCTTATTCGTGCCGACGAGGTACTTAAAGCCAACAAAAACGGAGGAGGCGAAGGTATGGTGGTTATTTTTGGTGGCCCCGAGCAAACCGACGAGCCCGTGGATACCGACGATAACCTGAACCAGTTGGATAAAATAATTGTGCAGGTAAAAGAAACCGAACAGCTGGGGGCATCGGCAACGCTGATAAAGCGCATGTTGCTGCGTAGGCACTCCGAGTTGTACGATTTTGAAGTAACCATTCCGGAACTGCTTTTAAAACAACAGCAGAAAACCAAAAAGATTTTCAACATTGTATTAGGGGTTATTGCCGGCATTTCGCTGGTGGTTGGCGGAATTGGCATTATGAATATTATGCTGGCATCGGTGCTCGAACGTATTCGCGAAATTGGCGTGCGACAAGCACTGGGGGCCAAGCAAAAAGATATTATTGCCCAGTTTCTTTCTGAATCGACACTGATTAGCTTAACCGGTGGTATTATCGGAATTATTCTGGGGGTTGTGCTGTCGAAAATAATTACAGCCATGTTCGATATAAAAACCATTATTTCGGCATTCAGCATTTTTATAGCCTTTGGAGTTTCGGTTGGCGTTGGAATTATTTTTGGTTACCTGCCGGCCAAACGAGCTGCCGAAAACGACCCTGTTGTTTCGCTGCGTTCATAA
- a CDS encoding TolC family protein gives MKNIYLSLLLIMGLSLNTLAQEEMVLTLPDVIDLASKQSIDAFRNKNMYLASYWEYRFYKAERLPSISLSANPLDFNRYRNKEYNFETNEDEFRLREYFNSEVAVSAVQNVTLTGGQVFLRSELGMVKNLGGDKKTSYNATPISIGFQQELNGYNRLKWESKIEPLKFEKAKKEFIQDMEDLRVTSTIRFFGLINAQIQKNIAEMNYANADTLYKIGKGRFQVGTVTQDELLELELRLLNNEQALNIAQLDEKRAQARLNSFLGLPKETLVKCIVPSEIPALQINPDEAISEAIKNNPEILGHQQQKLQQDENVAEAKSERGLNTTLFAMYGLNQSAEDFDQVYVEPDKSQRFSLGLNIPIVDWGRGKGRYSMAKSNREVALATIKQERIDFEQDIYQSVLEFNLQAGQVYTAAKADTVAKMGYDVTFQRFLIGKIDVIKLNIASNDQETARMSYLSQLRDYWAAYYRLRSLTLFDFEQRKPLVADYNKLLEN, from the coding sequence ATGAAAAATATATATCTATCACTACTGCTAATCATGGGGCTAAGCCTAAACACACTGGCCCAGGAAGAAATGGTACTTACGCTTCCCGATGTTATCGATCTGGCCTCGAAACAATCGATTGATGCATTCAGAAATAAAAACATGTACCTGGCCAGCTATTGGGAATACCGCTTTTACAAAGCCGAGCGCTTACCCAGCATTTCGTTAAGCGCCAACCCGCTCGATTTTAACCGCTACCGCAATAAAGAATACAATTTTGAAACCAACGAAGATGAATTTCGACTGCGCGAATACTTTAACTCCGAGGTAGCTGTTTCGGCCGTACAAAACGTAACGCTAACCGGTGGGCAGGTATTTTTACGCTCGGAACTGGGTATGGTAAAAAACCTGGGTGGCGACAAAAAAACATCGTACAATGCAACGCCTATCAGTATCGGTTTTCAACAAGAACTTAACGGCTACAATCGCCTGAAATGGGAATCGAAAATAGAACCGCTAAAATTTGAGAAAGCAAAAAAAGAATTCATACAGGACATGGAAGACCTGCGCGTAACTTCTACCATTCGTTTTTTCGGATTGATAAATGCACAAATTCAGAAAAACATTGCAGAAATGAATTACGCCAATGCCGATACGCTTTATAAAATTGGTAAAGGCCGCTTTCAGGTGGGAACAGTAACACAAGATGAACTGCTTGAACTTGAACTGCGACTGTTAAACAACGAACAAGCATTAAACATTGCCCAACTCGATGAAAAAAGGGCACAGGCCAGGCTCAACTCTTTTTTGGGGCTGCCAAAAGAAACGCTCGTTAAATGTATTGTTCCTAGCGAAATTCCTGCGTTACAAATTAACCCCGACGAGGCCATTAGCGAAGCCATTAAAAACAATCCGGAGATTCTGGGGCATCAGCAACAAAAACTGCAGCAAGATGAAAATGTAGCAGAAGCAAAATCGGAGCGGGGTTTAAATACTACGCTGTTTGCCATGTATGGCCTAAACCAAAGTGCCGAAGACTTCGACCAGGTTTATGTTGAACCAGATAAAAGTCAACGCTTTAGCCTGGGACTAAATATTCCGATTGTTGACTGGGGCCGAGGTAAAGGGCGCTATTCAATGGCCAAATCGAACCGCGAAGTTGCTCTGGCTACCATTAAACAGGAACGAATTGATTTTGAACAGGATATTTACCAAAGTGTTTTGGAGTTTAACCTGCAGGCCGGCCAGGTATACACTGCAGCCAAAGCCGATACAGTGGCCAAAATGGGCTACGATGTAACCTTTCAGCGTTTTCTGATTGGTAAAATTGATGTGATTAAACTAAACATTGCCAGCAACGACCAGGAAACGGCCCGAATGTCGTATCTCTCGCAATTACGCGACTACTGGGCAGCTTACTACAGATTAAGAAGTTTAACACTTTTTGATTTTGAACAAAGAAAACCTTTGGTGGCAGATTACAACAAACTACTTGAAAATTAA
- a CDS encoding efflux RND transporter periplasmic adaptor subunit → MAVKRKHIIIVIAGLLLIVAAVFATTLTTGESEKYYVVEKGPFEATLSCNGEINGLVATPIPMPKILGDRDLRIWNLKILNLAQDGKYVKKGDFIMQLDASQIISGMREEQQKLETEEADLKNARIDSTVQLTELREDIKNAHLDLEYNKIDLEQSVYESAAYQRKAQMTYKKAENAIAKKQRDYLLRQNRLKMKVGRSEEHVERSRKRIEKFQEAMRAARITAPEDGIVIFGENWDGTKYSKDGNISTWAFGPPIATLPDMSKVISETYVKEIDIAKVEVGDKVRVSFDALEDVVINGEIKTIALVGEDHKDFDMKVFKVVIHLDETNQGLKPAMSSNNEIILANEAEALFVPLNAVLNENGESFVYLATREGKQKTPVTTGLENDKFIRIKSGIKAGDKVVLNPTPEAI, encoded by the coding sequence ATGGCGGTAAAAAGAAAACATATAATAATTGTTATAGCAGGACTGCTGCTGATAGTAGCAGCGGTATTTGCTACCACATTAACCACCGGCGAATCGGAAAAATATTATGTGGTTGAAAAAGGCCCTTTTGAAGCTACGCTGAGTTGTAACGGAGAAATTAACGGTTTGGTTGCAACACCAATCCCCATGCCCAAAATACTGGGCGACAGAGACCTGAGGATATGGAACTTGAAAATTCTGAACCTCGCACAAGATGGAAAATACGTCAAAAAGGGCGACTTTATCATGCAGCTTGATGCCAGCCAGATTATTTCCGGTATGCGCGAAGAACAGCAAAAACTGGAAACAGAAGAGGCAGATTTAAAGAATGCCAGGATCGACAGCACTGTACAACTAACTGAACTCCGCGAGGACATAAAAAATGCACACCTTGATCTGGAATACAATAAAATTGATTTGGAACAATCAGTTTACGAATCGGCAGCCTACCAGCGCAAAGCCCAAATGACCTATAAAAAAGCAGAAAACGCGATTGCAAAAAAACAACGCGACTACCTGCTGCGCCAAAACAGATTAAAAATGAAGGTAGGCCGCTCAGAAGAACATGTGGAACGCAGCCGCAAAAGAATAGAAAAATTTCAGGAGGCCATGCGCGCGGCACGTATTACCGCTCCCGAGGATGGTATTGTAATTTTTGGCGAAAACTGGGATGGCACTAAATACAGTAAAGACGGCAATATTTCAACCTGGGCGTTTGGCCCTCCCATTGCTACCTTGCCAGATATGTCGAAAGTAATTTCAGAAACATACGTTAAAGAAATTGATATTGCTAAAGTTGAGGTGGGAGATAAAGTAAGGGTATCGTTTGATGCACTTGAAGACGTAGTAATTAACGGAGAAATAAAGACGATTGCCCTTGTTGGAGAAGATCATAAAGATTTTGATATGAAAGTTTTTAAGGTTGTTATTCACTTGGATGAAACCAACCAGGGGCTTAAACCGGCCATGTCGAGCAATAACGAAATCATTCTGGCGAATGAAGCAGAGGCTTTATTTGTTCCGCTAAATGCAGTTCTCAACGAGAACGGGGAAAGCTTCGTTTACCTTGCAACACGTGAAGGCAAACAAAAAACACCGGTTACCACAGGCCTCGAAAACGACAAATTTATTCGCATTAAAAGTGGAATAAAAGCAGGCGACAAAGTAGTGCTTAATCCAACTCCTGAGGCGATTTAA